A DNA window from Hoplias malabaricus isolate fHopMal1 chromosome 5, fHopMal1.hap1, whole genome shotgun sequence contains the following coding sequences:
- the med20 gene encoding mediator of RNA polymerase II transcription subunit 20 yields MGVTCVCQLPVLEGKSVQQTVDQLHKKLEQLGAVRQGSFYVDCETYHATGNASGQPSKLLYVMHNSETPLSCLALFEGGPYLIADANFDVLMVKLKSHFQNSKGHKVESRGARYRFCDFLIKIGTVTTSSTTRGISVEVEYCACVVPGDCWNLMKEFMQSFLGSNVPELPSVFSSKPEALFSPADCMDTMSQYLEVFNKVRKQQVLPGNSVR; encoded by the exons TGTTTGTCAGCTGCCAGTGTTGGAGGGGAAGAGTGTACAGCAGACTGTGGACCAGCTTCATAAAAAGCTGGAGCAGCTGGGAGCCGTGCGGCAGGGTAGTTTCTATGTGGACTGTGAGACGTACCACGCCACGGGAAACGCCAGCG gtcAGCCCTCTAAGCTGCTGTATGTGATGCACAACTCTGAGACCCCACTGAGTTGCCTGGCTCTGTTTGAGGGAGGGCCGTATCTCATTGCTGATGCTAACTTTGACGTCCTAATGGTGAAGCTGAAGAGTCACTTCCAAAACTCCAAAGGTCACAAGGTTGAAAGCAGAGGAGCACGCTACCGATTCTGTGATTTCCTCATAAAGATCGGAACGGTTACCACGAGCTCCACCACCAGAGGCATTTCTGTCGAG GTGGAGTACTGTGCGTGTGTGGTTCCTGGAGACTGTTGGAACCTAATGAAGGAGTTCATGCAGAGTTTTCTTGGTTCTAATGTCCCCGAACTCCCCTCAGTGTTCAGCAGTAAACCAGAAGcactcttcagtccagcagacTGCATGGACACCATGAGTCAGTACCTAGAAGTCTTCAATAAAGTACGGAAACAACAGGTTCTGCCTGGGAATAGTGTCCGATAA